DNA from Lujinxingia litoralis:
GGCCCCGGCCAGGGTGTGGGCGGCGACGAGCCCGGCGGGACCGGCGCCGATGATGGCGACGTCGACGTGGTGGGTCTGGCGTCTCGGAGCGCCTTGCTGGCGGAGGGTGTCGAAGGTCTGGAGCTGGCCTCCCAGGTGCTCGGCGGCGGAGTAGTCCAGGGGGGAGGTTGCGCTCATTGCCAGTCTCCGCAGGTGTAGTCGATGCCGGCGGCGCGCAGGACCCGGGGGGCCTCGCAGTAGCCCATGGCGAAGATCATTTTGAGGGCTTTGAAGGCGTCTTGCCGGGCGTTGAAGGTGGAGGTGTCCCAGGCGCGCAGGATGGCCTGTCGCTGGGCGCGGCTGCGTTCGGCGAAGGCCGCCGGAGGGAGGGTGGCCAGGCTGGCAAAGTCGTCGATGGCGTGGAGGAGCAGGCGCAGGAGTTGGGCGGTGTCGGCGGGGATGTGTGCCAGGTAGTCATCGACGGCCTCGAC
Protein-coding regions in this window:
- a CDS encoding gluconate 2-dehydrogenase subunit 3 family protein — translated: MKRRTFLRTTALATPALLLSAASLRIGLGWWDQRPDRAFLTLSPREVTICQAICDALYPGDHLGMPPGLDVGVVEAVDDYLAHIPADTAQLLRLLLHAIDDFASLATLPPAAFAERSRAQRQAILRAWDTSTFNARQDAFKALKMIFAMGYCEAPRVLRAAGIDYTCGDWQ